From the genome of Corallococcus macrosporus DSM 14697:
CGGGCGCGCCCCGACACATCCAGCTCGCCGCCACACTTCGGGCACGCCAGGTTCGTCGCCATGCCAGGGCCCCTTGGCCCCCGCGCGAGCCTCACACGAAGGCCGGCGACGTCACAGGCCCCGGGGCGCGCTTCGGGCGGGCGCGGCGGACATGCCGATGGACGCGCCACCCGGCCGGGCCGCTAGACTGCGCCCGTGCCGAAACCATTGCTCGACCTCGACGCCACGCCCGAACGCCTGCGCGCGCTCGCGGACGCGGGTGTCCTGACGCCCACAGCCCTGGAGCGCGCGCTGCACCTGTCCGTGGCGACCCCGCCACGCGCGGACTGGCGGCGCTTCCTGTCCACCACGCTGATGGGCCTGGGGGCCCTGCTGGTGCTGGCGGGCGTCATCTACTTCTTCGCGTACAACTGGGCGGAGATGCACCGCTTCGCCAAGCTGGGGCTCATCGCGGCGGCCATCATCGGCACGGCGGTGGCGGCCTGGAGACTGGGCGAGACGCTGGGAGGCCAGTTGTCGCTGCTGGCGGGCTCGGTGCTCGTGGGCGCGCTGCTGGCCGTGTACGGGCAGGCGTACCAGACGGGCGCGGACCCGTATGAGCTGTTCCTCGGCTGGGCCGTGCTCATCCTGCCCTGGGTGGCGGTGTCCCGCTTCCCGCCCCTGGGCCTGCTGGCGCTGGTGCTGGTCAACACCGGCATCATGCTCTTCTGGGACCAGGTGCTGGAGACGAAGCAGGACCAGACGCTCTGGCTGGCGGTGGTGCTGGGCGGCCTCAACGGCTTCACCTGGGCCACTTATGAGCACTTCGCCAACCTGCGGGTGTCCTGGCTCCAGGCGCGCTGGCCGGCCCGCGTGCTGGCGGTGATGGCGGTGGCGCCCGTGCTCATCGGCGCGGTGCCCTGTGTCATGGAGCCGTCGCGGGCCCCCGCCGGCGCCCTGGTGTCGTTGCTCCTGGTGCTGGCCTCGCTCGCGGCCGAGTACGCGCTGCACCGGCACCTGCGGGGCGAGCTGTTCATGCTCACGCTCGCCGCGGTGAGCGTGATGACGCTGCTGACGTCCGCCGCGTTGAGCCGCATCGTCGATTCCGAGGACGTGGAGGTCCTGGGCGTCTTCGTGCTGCCCCTCTTCGTCATCGCCCAGGTGGCGCTCGCGGTGTGGTGGCTGCGGCACGAGGCCCGCGCCACCGGCGCCACGGAGGAGTCCTGACATGGCCCTGCGTCCCTCGTTGCTGGAGGTGCTGAACGCGCTCCAGGCCGAAGGCCAGCTCGCGCCCGACGCCCTGGAGCCCGCCCGCGCGGCCCTGGAAGTCCACCAGCGCCGGTCCGTGGCCACGCCCTGGTTCGTGAAGGCCTTCGCTGGCGTCGGCGCCTGGCTGGCCGCGGTGTTCTTCCTGAGCTTCTTCGCCTGCACGGGCCTGTGGGAAGAAGAGTTGGTGATGGGCGTCGTGGGCCTGGGCATGTGCGGGGCCGCGACGCTGCTGCGCCGCTCGCTGAACGGCGTCTTCGTGGAGCAGTTCGCGCTGGCCCTCTGCCTCGCGGGCGCCACCATGGCCTCCGTCAGCTTCGGCATCGAAGCGGGCAGCGAGAACGTCGGCGCGATGGTCGCGCTGGTCATCAGCGCCGTGCTGCTCTTCACCTATCCGGACGCCATCCTCCGCTTCCTGAGCACGCTGGGAATCGTGGGCGCGGCGGGCTTCCTCGCATGGCACGTGGTGGGCGGCTTCGCGTTGGACCTGTTCGTCCTGGGCTGCGCGGTGCTGATGCACGTCCTCTTCCTGGAGCAGGCCCGGCTGCGCGGGGGAGGCCTGGGCGCGCTGGTGGGCCCGGTGGCCTTCGCGCTCGCGTGCGCGATTCCCGGCGCGCTGCTGGTGCGCGGCATGCGGGACGTCTCCCGTGACTTCCTGGACGCCAGCTCCGCGCTCCCGGACAGCGTGGTGACGCTGGGGCTGACGGCGCTGACGCTGTACACGGCCTGGCGGGTGCTGCGGGAGCTGTCGCTGGAGCCCACCGGCGTGGCGGGCGCGGCGGTGTTCGCGGCGCTGACGCTGGTGGCCGTACTCACCCCCCACACGCCCGCGGTCATCACCGCCGTGAGCATGCTGGTGCTCGGCTTCCACCGGCGCAGCAGCGTGCTGCTGGGACTGGCGGTGGCGTACCTGCTGGCGTCGGGCAGTTGGTACTACTACGACCTGGGCCTCACGCTGCTGGCCAAGGCGCTGGCGCTGATGGGCAGCGGCCTGGTGTTCCTGGGCCTGCGAAGTTTCCTGCTGCGGCGCTTCCCCGCCCCGGCGACGGAGGTGCGGTGATGGTGCGCACGGCGGTCATCCTCGGCGGGCTGGCCTTCGCGCTGCTCGTCCCCACCGGGCTCGTCGTCCAGAAGGAGCGCGTGCTGCGCTCGGGGCAGCCCGTGCTGCTGGAGCTGGCCCCCGTCGACCCTCGCTCGCTGATTCAGGGCGACTACATGGTGCTGGACTACGCCATCAGCCGCGAGCGGAACGCGAACGCCTCCACCACCGCCAAGGACGGGAACATGGTGCTGCGGCTGGACGCGGACGGCGTGGGGACGTTCGTGCGCTTCGACTCGCCCGACACCCCGCTGGCCGCCGGGGAGCTCAAGCTCCGCTACCGCCTGCGCGACGGGCGCTTCCGCCTGGGCGCGGAGGCCTTCTTCTTCCAGGAAGGCCACGCCAGCCGCTACGAAGGCGCC
Proteins encoded in this window:
- a CDS encoding DUF2157 domain-containing protein: MPKPLLDLDATPERLRALADAGVLTPTALERALHLSVATPPRADWRRFLSTTLMGLGALLVLAGVIYFFAYNWAEMHRFAKLGLIAAAIIGTAVAAWRLGETLGGQLSLLAGSVLVGALLAVYGQAYQTGADPYELFLGWAVLILPWVAVSRFPPLGLLALVLVNTGIMLFWDQVLETKQDQTLWLAVVLGGLNGFTWATYEHFANLRVSWLQARWPARVLAVMAVAPVLIGAVPCVMEPSRAPAGALVSLLLVLASLAAEYALHRHLRGELFMLTLAAVSVMTLLTSAALSRIVDSEDVEVLGVFVLPLFVIAQVALAVWWLRHEARATGATEES
- a CDS encoding DUF4401 domain-containing protein; the protein is MALRPSLLEVLNALQAEGQLAPDALEPARAALEVHQRRSVATPWFVKAFAGVGAWLAAVFFLSFFACTGLWEEELVMGVVGLGMCGAATLLRRSLNGVFVEQFALALCLAGATMASVSFGIEAGSENVGAMVALVISAVLLFTYPDAILRFLSTLGIVGAAGFLAWHVVGGFALDLFVLGCAVLMHVLFLEQARLRGGGLGALVGPVAFALACAIPGALLVRGMRDVSRDFLDASSALPDSVVTLGLTALTLYTAWRVLRELSLEPTGVAGAAVFAALTLVAVLTPHTPAVITAVSMLVLGFHRRSSVLLGLAVAYLLASGSWYYYDLGLTLLAKALALMGSGLVFLGLRSFLLRRFPAPATEVR
- a CDS encoding GDYXXLXY domain-containing protein, whose protein sequence is MVRTAVILGGLAFALLVPTGLVVQKERVLRSGQPVLLELAPVDPRSLIQGDYMVLDYAISRERNANASTTAKDGNMVLRLDADGVGTFVRFDSPDTPLAAGELKLRYRLRDGRFRLGAEAFFFQEGHASRYEGARYGELRVADSGSSVLVGLRDAQRQPLGR